A stretch of DNA from Erwinia aphidicola:
GCCACTCGCGCACGATGGTTTTCTGCCAGCACTTTCACCATGCCGCGCACCGCCGCCATATCCCCGCCGAGATTCGGCTGATAGTAGGTCGAGCTGATTTTACCGGCCATGCTGGTCACCACTTCCAGCGGTTTCTGCGGGTCGGCAAAACGCTCCAGCCCGCGCTCGCGCAGGGTATTGAACGTGACGATTTTCGCCCCGCGATCGGCGGCGTGGCGCAGGCTGTGCAGCATACGCGGATGGTTGGTGCCGGGGTTCTGACCGAACACGAAAATCGCATCAGCATGGTCAAAATCGTCCAGGCGGATGGTGCCTTTGCCGACGCCGATGCTGCGTTTCAAACCGGTGCCGCTGGCTTCGTGGCACATGTTAGAGCAGTCGGGGAAGTTATTGCTGCCGTTCATCCGGCCAAACAGCTGATACAGCCAGGAGGCTTCATTACTGGCGCGCCCGGAGGTGTACAGCTCCATCTGGTCAGGATTGTCCATCGCCTTGATATGGGAAGCGATAAGCTGGAAGGCATCGTCCCAGCTAATAGGCTCGTAGCGGTCGGTGGCGCGGTTATAGCGCAGCGGTTCGGTCAGGCGCCCCTGATATTCGAGGAAGTAATCGCTCTGCTGATACAGTGCCGAGACGCTATGCTGTGCAAAGAAATCGGCACCGATATTGCGGTGGGTGGCTTCCCAGGTCACCGCTTTCGCACCGTTCTCGCAGAAGCTGAAGGTACTTTTATTATCATCACCCCAGGCACAGCCCGGGCAGTCAAAGCCTTTCGCTTTGTTCATGCGCATCAGATTGCGCAGATTTTTGATCACTTGCTTGCTGTCAAAAACGAAGCGGGTCGTGGCTTCCAGTGAACCCCAACCGCCCGCAGCGGCCTGGTAAGGTTTGATGGCTTCTTTAAATTTCATTATCTCGCAGGCTTATGTTGAATAATTGTTATGAGTATATGTCTTCTTTATGGCAATTCTGCGAGTGGCAGGGGAATTTGTCTAATTGATTGAGGAAATGGTGCGATAGGCGCTGTTTATCATGGCAGGCGCAGAAGTGTGATTGCGCTCAAAAATTAACCGTTAAAATTGTCGCTGAAGACGATCTTAATCAAGCACGCGACTAATACTTAGCTCTTTGCAGTCAGAGCGGGAGAGGTCAGATGAAAGAGTTTGCCAGCAAGATCCACGCCTTCGGCAAAGCGCTGATGATGCCGATTTCGGTGATTGCCGCCGCCGGCATTTTCCTTGGTGTGGCGGCGGCGTTGCAAAATCCGGCGATTACCGGGGAGGCCTTCGCCCGCATGCAGACGCCCCAGCTGATCATTGGCTTTATCCGTAAGGTCGCCGGGGCGCTGTTTGCTAACCTGCCGCTGTTCTTTGCCGTTGCCAGCGCCATTGGCCTGGCAAAAGCGGAGAAACCGACGGCCGCCTTTGCCGCGGTGATCGGTTTCATCGCTATGCACGTGGGCGTGAGCGCCACGCTAGCCGCCAAGGGTCTGACCGCTGCCACCACCACACCCGCCGCGCTCCAGCAGCAGGGCATGGACCAGACAACAGCGATGATGACCTCGGCGGAATATATCCCGATGCTCGGTATCTTTACCTACAACATGAGCGTGCTGGGCGGGGTGATTGCCGGGCTGCTGACGGTGGCGATCCATAACCGCTGCTACACCACTCAACTGCCGACCGCTATCAGCTTTTTCGGCGGGCGGCGCTTTGTGCCGATTGTCACCGTGCTGGTGCTGCCGCTGGTGGGCGTGCTGCTGGCGTTAATCTGGCCGACGATTGGCGCAGGTATTGCCTGGGTCGGGGAGCTGATTGGCAAAAGCGGCCAGTACGGCGCCTTGCTCTACGGTACCAGTGAACGCCTGCTGATCCCAACCGGGTTACATCACATCCTCAATGAAACCGTGCGCTTTACGCCGATTGGTGGTATTGCCACGGTAGACGGGCAGACGATTGTCGGCGCGCTGAACATCTTTAACACCTCACTGACGCATCCCGGCTCGGTGGCGGATGCCACGGTGCAGGAGGCCACGCGTTTCCTCGCCCAGGGTAAAATCCCGGTGATGATGTTTGGCCTGCCCGCCGCCGCGCTGGCGATGTATCACTGTGCGCGACCGGAACATAAACAGCGGGTGAAGGCGCTGGTAATGGCCGGGGCGCTCACCTCGTTTACCACCGGGATCACCGAGCCGCTGGAGTTCTGCTTTATCTTTGTCTCGCCGGTGCTCTACATCCTGCACGCCCTGCTGAGCGGGCTGTCGTTTATGCTGATGTCGCTGATGCACCTGATGATTGGCAACATTCAGGGCGGTGCAATTGACCTGGTGGTGTTCGGCATTCTGGGCGGCAGCAAAACGGCCTGGTGGTGGAGCGTGGTGCTCGGGCTAATCTACGTGCCGATCTACTACTACGGCTTTAAATTCATCATCCTGCGTATGCGGGTGGAAACCCCGGGGCGAGAATCCGGGCAGGAACCGCAGCAGGAGACCGTTGCCGCCGACGAGCGCACCCGCGTGATTATCAGCGGGCTGGGCGGAAAGGCCAATATAGAGGACGTCGATTGCTGCTTCACCCGTCTGCGCGTGCGCGTTAAGCAGATGAACGAGGTAGTGGACCAGACGCTGATGAGCACCGGTGCCAATGGCGTAAACCGCGTCAGCGATCGTGATGTGCAGGTGATTTACGGGCCGCAGGTAGAGAAAATAGCCAGCGAGGTGAAAAGTGCGCTGGGCGTGGCATGAAGTCGCGTTTCTGGCTCTCAGGCTGTTACTATTAGCAAAAATTTACCAATAAAATAACCATTATGGATATCAAGCAGCTCATCTACCTGTGCAACCTCGAGCGCGAGCGCCACTTTGGCCGTGCCGCAGAAGCCAGCTTTGTCAGTCAGCCCACGCTTTCGATGCGCCTGAAAAATCTGGAAATTGAGCTGGGGCTGTCGCTGATTAACCGCAGCAATAACTTCGACGGCTTCACCCCGGAAGGGGAGCGTGTGCTCTCGTGGGCGCGGGAGATCGTCTCGGTCTATCAGGGCTTAAAGCTGGAAGTTGAGTCGCTGAAGCACGGGGTTAACGGCACGCTACGCATCGGCGTGGTGCCCCAGTGCAGCATCTCGCTGCCGGTGATGCTGAAGGCGATTAGCGAGCGCTATCCGCAGCTGGATTACCGCGTGGCGGTGCTGAGCGCCGATCAGCTGCTGGAAGCGCTGAATAGCCATACGGTGGATGTCGGCATTGGCTTCTTTGAGCTGTCGACGCTGCGTGAACTGCATTTTCAGGCAGAAACGCTGGTGGATAATGGCGTGGAGCTGCTGTTTCATCCGCAGCATTTTCCGCAGTTGAACGGCACAGAGCCGCTGACGCTGCCAGAGATCGCCGCGCTGCCGCTCTGTCTGGCCGATCAAACCCGCTATTTTCGCCGCTATGTTGACGGGCATTTTCGCGAAGCCGGGCTGGAGCTGCGCGTGGTGCTGGAGACCACCTCGGTATTTCAGCTGCTGCAGGGCGCGCAGGTGGGCCTGGGCTGCCTGATTTCTCCCGTCGGGCATCTGATCGCGGGGATGAGCGGTGAGCTGAGCCGCCGCGCGGTGGCGATGCCGCCGATGTCACGCCAGGCTGCGGTGGTGATCGCCGAGCCTGGTCGCGCCACTCCGCTGGCACAGCATTTCTTCGATGAAGTACGGCGCTGGCTGATGGGCTGAGCTAACGCGCTGCCGTGCTGCCGAGGCCCTGCATCAGGCGGTTGCCCCAGCTGGCGTTAGCCACGCTAAGGATTATCGCAAACACTTGCGCGGTACTCAGCCCGGCCTCTTTCAGCGGTTGCACGTGCGCCGCGTTAACCCGCTCGGGCGAGCGCGTTAGCTGGGCTGCCAGCTGGATCACCGCCTGCTGCTGCCGGTCAGCCAGCGCCAGCGCTTGATCGACACTCGCCTGCAGTGCATCACGCAATTCGCCCAGCGCTAAGCGGCCAAAGCAGGCAGCACTGCCGTTAATCCTTGCGGTCACTGCCGCCGCCAGCGTGGCCTGCGGCGAATGACGGATTTCAGACAGTGCCTGCAGCAGGCTCGCCCAGCCGTACAGGGTTTTGCCGTCGTGCGCGAACAGCCAGGCACCGGCTTCCAGCTCGGCTATCGGCTGACAGAAAGTCAGGGCCTCTAACTGATCGGTTGCGGCGTAACGCATTTCGAGCGGCGGCAGGCTGGGCTGCCACTCTGCCGCGGTGCTGAACAGCTCGGGTTCCGCGTCTGCGGGCACCGTTACGCCCGGCATCCAGCGCACGGGCAGCGCCAGCAGGGCATGAATTCCAGCCACCACGCGGGCCTGGTAGCTGACAAAGCCAATAATCTGGCTGAGCGTGACAATATCCGACGCACTGAGCCCCACATCATCCAGATGCTGTACGGCAGCGGCGTCAATCAGCGTTGGCTGGCTGGCAAGCTGGCGGGCATACTCGGTGATTTGCGTCAGGCGGCGATTGCTCTCACGCGATGAATCCGGCCCAGGCAGCGGGTTAAGCCGCGCCGCATAGTGATTACACAGGCGCTGAACGCCGGTAACCTGCGCCACCGTCAGCGCGCTGCTCAGTCGGTCATACAGCGTAAGCGTGTGGGTCAGGGTGGTGGTTAATTCGTTGGGGAACAGGATCTGATAGAGATCGCGGGAGGCCAGCAGTGCGGGCTGCACCTGCTGCAAAGTGGGGATCAGGTCGCCCTCGACCTGCTGCGCCAGACCAAGCAGGAAACGGTCTTCAATAGTGGCAGCTTCGGGCACCAGCGGCGCGCGCTGCGCGGGCAGGCTGGTCTGGGTTTCATGATACCAGTGGTTGTTGCCGGTAAAGCGGCGCTGTTCCATGATCATTCCTTTTCAATTACGGCACGGGTATCCTGGCGTAAGCGCTAAAGCGAAAGAAATAATGTTCGGTGCTATCAAATAGCTGGATGGCATAAGCGGTGCCGTCGTAGGGGCGAGGCATGCCTCACCCTGGTCAGGCAGATGCCGGGTCAGGCAGTGCCGTCGTAGGGGCGAGGCATGCCTCACCCTGGTCAGGCAGTTGCCGGGTCAGGCATGCCTGACCCCTACGGGGTGGGGGTTAGCGGTCTTTACGCCACGCGTCGGCGGTCAGCGCTTCACCGAAGTGGCTGGAGATCAGGCGTTTGGTAAGATCGTGCAGCGGGCAGGCCAGCACGTCGGCGGTGCTGCCGCGCTCCACCACTTCGCCCTGATGCATCACCAGCAGCTTGTCGCTGATATGTTTCATCATACCCAGATGCTGCGTGACGTAGATATAGGCAATACCGTGCTTGTCCTGCAGCTCCAGCATCAGATTGATCAGCTGCGAGCGCATCGACATATCCAGCGCAGCCAGCGCTTCATCCGCCACAATCACCTTCGGCTGTAAAATCAGCGCGCGCGCCAGGCCGATGCGCTGCTTCTGACCCGGGGCCAGCATGTGCGGATAGTAGGAAGCGTGGTCGCGCAGCAGCCCGACCTGGCGCAGCGTGGCGATAATACGTTTCTCGCGCTCATCTGCATTCAGCTCGGTGTTGAGGCGTAGCGGGAAATCGAGGATCTGGCTGATGCGCTGGCGCGGATTCAGGGAGGTCGACGGATCCTGGAATATCATACGAATGCGCTGACTGCGATAGCCGTAATCGCCATACTCCAGCGGACGATCGTCAATCACTATTTCGCCGGATGAGGGGGCAATCATCCCGCTCAGCATTTTCGCCAGCGTCGATTTGCCCGAGCCGTTTTCACCGATAATCGCCAGCGTCTGGCGCTCGCGCAGGGTGAAGCTGACATCCTTCACCGCCTCAACATGCTGGCGGCGGAACAGCCCGGTGCGGTAGCGATAGGTTTTACTCAGGTTGCGCACTTCCAGCAGCGTTTCAACCATTACTGACTCTCCATATTCAGCGGGAAGTGGCAGGCAAACATATGACTCTTCGACCCGGTTAAGCGCGGGGTCTCAATACAGGTTTTCTGAGCATAAGGGCAGCGTGGGCCCAGGCGACAGCCAATCGGCAGGTGTTCAAGCGAGGGGATAGCACCCGGCAGCGTATTGAGGCGGCTTTTATGCGGCAGCGAACGGCCAAAGTCCGGCATTGCGCGGATCAGCGCCTGAGTATAAGGGTGATGCGGAGCAGCGATCAGCTCTTCGCTGAGCGCGGTTTCCACCGTCTGCCCGCAGTACATCACGTTAATTTTATCCGCCCACTGGCTCAGCATCTGCAGATCGTGGCTGATCAGCAGAATCGTGGTGTTGTTGTTTTGGTTGAGCCGGGAGAGCAGGCGGAAAATCTGCGCCTGGGTAGTCGGTTCCATGGCGTTGGTTGGCTCATCGGCAATCAGCAGGCGCGGCTGATTCGCCAGGGCAATAGCGATCATCACCTTCTGGCACTCGCCGTCGGTCAGCTCATACGGGAAGCTGCTCATAATATCTTTATGATCTTTGATGCCAACGCGGTGCAGCAGCTCAATGGCGCGGCGATGACGCCAGCCAAAGCGCTGATACCAGCGGCCTTTCCACGTCCAGCCGGGGATCGCCTGCTTGATCTGGGTGCCGATACTTTCCGACGGGTCGAGGCACGACTGCGGCTCCTGGAAAATCATCGACACGTTATGACCGACAATTTTACGCCGTTCACGCGGCGTCAGGTGCAGCAGGTCGATGTCGTTAAAGCGCATGCGGTCAGCGGTGATGCGCCAGTTATCCTTGGTGACACCGCAGATCGCCTTGGCGATCAGGCTCTTGCCCGAACCGGATTCTCCCACCAGCCCGCGCACTTCGCCTTCGCTCAGCGTGATGCTGACCCGGTCGACCGCTTTTACCGGCCCTTCGGCGGTCATAAATTCTATCGTCAGGTTACGAATATCGAGCAGCGGCATTATTCAACTCCCGCAACGATGGCCCGGCGTGCGCCGTCACCCAACAGGTTAACAATCAGTACACTAAGCATAATCGCTGCGCCCGGTAACATCACGGTCCAGGGAGCAACATAAATCAGCTCCAGCGAATCACCCAGCATCGCGCCCCACTCCGGGGAAGGGAGCTGCGCGCCGAGATCGAGGAAGCCGAGTGCGGCAATATCGAGGATCGCCATCGACAGCGCGCGGGTAAATTCGGTCACCAGCAGCGCCAGAATGTTAGGCAAAATGGCATACCAGAGAATATCCAGGCTGCTGGCACCGTCCAGACGTGCGGCCACCACGTACTCTTTTTCCAGCTCATCATGCACCGCGCTGTAAATGGCGCGCACCAGGCGCGGCAGAATGGCCAGGAACACCGCCAGCATCGCATGTTCCAGCCGTGGCCCCATAAAGGCCACCACGATGATAGCCAGCAGCAGAGAGGGGATCGACAGCAGCGTGTCGAGCACGTGATTCATCACCGCCGAGCGCAGGCCGTGCGTCAGGCCGGCAAAAACGCCCAGCACCATCGCACACAGCGCCGCCGCCAGCGTGACCACAATTGCGGAGCCGACGGTCGGCGCCGCGCCGCTCAGCAGGCGACTGAGCAGATCGCGCCCCAGATCGTCAGTGCCGAGGAAGAACGAAACATCGCCATAGCGTGACCACGAAGGCGGCAGCAGCTGGAAGCCGAGAAACTGCTGGTCGAGGCCGTAAGGCGCCATCAGCCCGCCAAAAATGCACAGCAGCAGCAGCGCGATAAAGCCATAGAACCCGATCATCGCCGTGGTATCGCGATAGAACAGCCCCCACGTGTGGCGCAGCGGGCTGGGCGGCCGCTTCTCGGAGTAGATATTATCTGAGGGCATACCATTCCTTATGCTTCAGCGGGTTTGTCATAGCACCCAGAATATCGGAGAGCACGTTCACGGCGATCACCAGAGCGCCAACCACCATCACGCCGGCGGAAATCGCCGCATAATCCTGCTGGCGAATGGCGTTAATCAGCCAGCGGCCAAGGCCCGGCCAGCTGAACACCATTTCAGTGATCATCGCCAGCGTCAGCATGGTGGAGAATTGCAGCCCGAGACGCGGGATCACCGGCGGCAGGGCGTTATGCAGCACGTGGCGGCGAATAATGGTGAAGCGCGACAGCCCGCGCGTGGCGGCGGCTTTCACATAGTTCTGCTCCATCACATCGCGGGTGCTGATGCGCAGCAGGCGGATCACCTCAGTGGTGGGTGCCACGGCCAGCGCGGTAACCGGCAGGATCATATGCTTCAGCGCGCTGATGATCATCTCATGGCGCCACGGCGAGTCCGTCAGCCAGGCATCAATCAGCGCAAACCCGGTGACGTGCTTTACCGGGTAGA
This window harbors:
- the sapB gene encoding putrescine export ABC transporter permease SapB; protein product: MIIYTLRRLVLFIVTMFMLTLVGFSLSYFTPHAPLQGASLWDALLFWLRGIVQLDFGVSSINGQPINLQLREVFPATLELCFMAFSLALLVGIPLGIAAGVMRNKWQDKAISAVALLGFSLPVFWLALLLTLFFSLNLGWLPVSGRFDLLYPVKHVTGFALIDAWLTDSPWRHEMIISALKHMILPVTALAVAPTTEVIRLLRISTRDVMEQNYVKAAATRGLSRFTIIRRHVLHNALPPVIPRLGLQFSTMLTLAMITEMVFSWPGLGRWLINAIRQQDYAAISAGVMVVGALVIAVNVLSDILGAMTNPLKHKEWYALR
- a CDS encoding CMD domain-containing protein codes for the protein MEQRRFTGNNHWYHETQTSLPAQRAPLVPEAATIEDRFLLGLAQQVEGDLIPTLQQVQPALLASRDLYQILFPNELTTTLTHTLTLYDRLSSALTVAQVTGVQRLCNHYAARLNPLPGPDSSRESNRRLTQITEYARQLASQPTLIDAAAVQHLDDVGLSASDIVTLSQIIGFVSYQARVVAGIHALLALPVRWMPGVTVPADAEPELFSTAAEWQPSLPPLEMRYAATDQLEALTFCQPIAELEAGAWLFAHDGKTLYGWASLLQALSEIRHSPQATLAAAVTARINGSAACFGRLALGELRDALQASVDQALALADRQQQAVIQLAAQLTRSPERVNAAHVQPLKEAGLSTAQVFAIILSVANASWGNRLMQGLGSTAAR
- the sapC gene encoding putrescine export ABC transporter permease SapC, which produces MPSDNIYSEKRPPSPLRHTWGLFYRDTTAMIGFYGFIALLLLCIFGGLMAPYGLDQQFLGFQLLPPSWSRYGDVSFFLGTDDLGRDLLSRLLSGAAPTVGSAIVVTLAAALCAMVLGVFAGLTHGLRSAVMNHVLDTLLSIPSLLLAIIVVAFMGPRLEHAMLAVFLAILPRLVRAIYSAVHDELEKEYVVAARLDGASSLDILWYAILPNILALLVTEFTRALSMAILDIAALGFLDLGAQLPSPEWGAMLGDSLELIYVAPWTVMLPGAAIMLSVLIVNLLGDGARRAIVAGVE
- a CDS encoding PTS transporter subunit EIIC, encoding MKEFASKIHAFGKALMMPISVIAAAGIFLGVAAALQNPAITGEAFARMQTPQLIIGFIRKVAGALFANLPLFFAVASAIGLAKAEKPTAAFAAVIGFIAMHVGVSATLAAKGLTAATTTPAALQQQGMDQTTAMMTSAEYIPMLGIFTYNMSVLGGVIAGLLTVAIHNRCYTTQLPTAISFFGGRRFVPIVTVLVLPLVGVLLALIWPTIGAGIAWVGELIGKSGQYGALLYGTSERLLIPTGLHHILNETVRFTPIGGIATVDGQTIVGALNIFNTSLTHPGSVADATVQEATRFLAQGKIPVMMFGLPAAALAMYHCARPEHKQRVKALVMAGALTSFTTGITEPLEFCFIFVSPVLYILHALLSGLSFMLMSLMHLMIGNIQGGAIDLVVFGILGGSKTAWWWSVVLGLIYVPIYYYGFKFIILRMRVETPGRESGQEPQQETVAADERTRVIISGLGGKANIEDVDCCFTRLRVRVKQMNEVVDQTLMSTGANGVNRVSDRDVQVIYGPQVEKIASEVKSALGVA
- a CDS encoding LysR family transcriptional regulator, translated to MDIKQLIYLCNLERERHFGRAAEASFVSQPTLSMRLKNLEIELGLSLINRSNNFDGFTPEGERVLSWAREIVSVYQGLKLEVESLKHGVNGTLRIGVVPQCSISLPVMLKAISERYPQLDYRVAVLSADQLLEALNSHTVDVGIGFFELSTLRELHFQAETLVDNGVELLFHPQHFPQLNGTEPLTLPEIAALPLCLADQTRYFRRYVDGHFREAGLELRVVLETTSVFQLLQGAQVGLGCLISPVGHLIAGMSGELSRRAVAMPPMSRQAAVVIAEPGRATPLAQHFFDEVRRWLMG
- the sapD gene encoding putrescine export ABC transporter ATP-binding protein SapD, whose amino-acid sequence is MPLLDIRNLTIEFMTAEGPVKAVDRVSITLSEGEVRGLVGESGSGKSLIAKAICGVTKDNWRITADRMRFNDIDLLHLTPRERRKIVGHNVSMIFQEPQSCLDPSESIGTQIKQAIPGWTWKGRWYQRFGWRHRRAIELLHRVGIKDHKDIMSSFPYELTDGECQKVMIAIALANQPRLLIADEPTNAMEPTTQAQIFRLLSRLNQNNNTTILLISHDLQMLSQWADKINVMYCGQTVETALSEELIAAPHHPYTQALIRAMPDFGRSLPHKSRLNTLPGAIPSLEHLPIGCRLGPRCPYAQKTCIETPRLTGSKSHMFACHFPLNMESQ
- the sapF gene encoding putrescine export ABC transporter ATP-binding protein SapF — protein: MVETLLEVRNLSKTYRYRTGLFRRQHVEAVKDVSFTLRERQTLAIIGENGSGKSTLAKMLSGMIAPSSGEIVIDDRPLEYGDYGYRSQRIRMIFQDPSTSLNPRQRISQILDFPLRLNTELNADEREKRIIATLRQVGLLRDHASYYPHMLAPGQKQRIGLARALILQPKVIVADEALAALDMSMRSQLINLMLELQDKHGIAYIYVTQHLGMMKHISDKLLVMHQGEVVERGSTADVLACPLHDLTKRLISSHFGEALTADAWRKDR